The Cellulomonas flavigena DSM 20109 DNA segment GCCGAACCAGCGGAACTGCTCGTGCGCGCGCGCCACGGCCTCGTCGCGGTCCGGGCCCCAGGAGATCGGGATCTGGCCGATCTTGCGCGAGGGTCCGATCGCCGTGATCGTCGGCTCGAGGTTCGCGCGCGCCTCGTCCCAGGACCGCACGAGGTCGGCGTCGGGCTCGACGGCGACGAGGTGGTCCGCGAGCTCGGCGAACCGCGTGACCGACTGCGGGCCGGACACGGCCACACCGATCGGCACGGGCACCTCCGGCACGTCCCAGACCTTGGCGGAGTCGACCCGGAAGTGCGCGCCCTCGTAGGTGACACGGTCGCCGGTGAGCAGCGCGTGGATGATCTCCAGGGCCTCCTCGAGCATGTCGTGGCGCTCCCCCACGGCCGGCCAGCGCTCGCCGACCACGTGCTCGTTGAGGTTCTCACCCGAACCGACGTTGAGCGTGAAGCGGTCCTGCGAGAGCAGCGCGATCGTCGCGGCCTTCTGCGCGACCACGGCCGGGTGGTAGCGCAGGGTCGGGCACGTCACGTACGTCATGAGCTCCAGTCGCTCGGTCGCGTGCGCGACCGCCCCCAGCACGCTCCACGCGTAGGGCGCGTGCCCCTGCTCCTCGAGCCACGGGAAGTAGTGGTCGGACGACACGGCGAAGTCGAAGCCGAGACGGTCGGCGTGCTGCGCGTACCCGACGAGCTCACGGGGGCCGGACTGCTCGGTCATGAGGGTGTACCCGAATCGCGTCATACCCCGAGCCTCACCCGCGGCGGGCGGTCCGGCATCCCGAGCCGGACGGGCGTCAGACCGCCGACGTCCCGAAGGCGAGCCCCAGCAGGTAGGTGACCGCCGCCGCGCCGAAGCCGATGGCGAGCTGGCGCAGCGCACGCCGCAGCGGCGACGCCCCGGACAGCAGCCCGACGACCGATCCCGTCCCCAGCAGCGCGAGACCGACGAGCCCGGCCGACCACACCACGGCCGTCGTCCCCGACACCCCCAGCAGGTACGGCAGGACGGGGACGAGCGCACCGGACGCGAAGAAGCAGAAGCTCGCACCGGCGGCACCCCACGCGGTGCCGACGGACTCGTGCTCGTCGCGCTCGGGCGCCGGGCGGGGCGCGGGCGCCTCACCGCTCGGCAGCGTCGTCGAGGTGCGCAGCAGCGACGCGTCGACGGCCTGCTGCGCCTCGTACTGCGCGAGGGACGCGAGCACGACGTCGGCGCGTACGTGCGCGTCGTCGGCGCTCATGCCCCGCGCCCGGTAGACGAGCGCGAGCTCGTTGGCCCCCACGTCGAGGTGCGCGAGCGCGGCCGCCGCGTCCGCGTCGGGGCGCGACGCCTCCAGCAGCTCACGCTGCGAGCGCACCGACACGTACTCCCCCGCGCCCATCGACAGGGCTCCGGCGAGCAGTCCCGCGAGGCCCGTGAGCAGCACGGTCTGCGTCGCGACGCCGCTCGCGCCGATGCCCAGCACCAGGGCGAGGTTCGAGACGAGCCCGTCGTTGGCGCCGAACACCGCGGCGCGGAACGTGCCGGAGATCTGCTGCCGCCCGCGCATCGCCAGGCCGCGCACGACCTCCTCGTGGATCTGCTCGTCGGCGGCCATGCGCGCCGTGGCCTGCGCGTCGTCCGCGTAACCGGACCGCGCCTCGGCGCGCTGCGCGAGCGCGTACACCCACACGGACCCGAAGCGCCGCGCGAGCTGCGCGAGCAGCCGCGTCCGCCAGTCGCCGCGCACCGGCCGGCCGACGTCGCCGCCGAGCAGCGCGAGCCAGTGCGCCTCGTGCCGGCGCTCGGCCTCGGCCAGCGCGAGCAGGATCTCGCGCTCCTCACCCGTGCGGCGCGACGCGAGCTCACGGTAGACCGCGGCCTCGGCGCGCTCGTCGGCGAGGTTGCGGCGCCAGCGCCGCAGCTCGGCGGCGGACGGGTGCGGCGGCGCCCCCGCGGCGGGGGTGACGGGGCGGTCGGGCATGGGTCTCCTGGGACGACGTACCGG contains these protein-coding regions:
- a CDS encoding VIT1/CCC1 transporter family protein, with amino-acid sequence MPDRPVTPAAGAPPHPSAAELRRWRRNLADERAEAAVYRELASRRTGEEREILLALAEAERRHEAHWLALLGGDVGRPVRGDWRTRLLAQLARRFGSVWVYALAQRAEARSGYADDAQATARMAADEQIHEEVVRGLAMRGRQQISGTFRAAVFGANDGLVSNLALVLGIGASGVATQTVLLTGLAGLLAGALSMGAGEYVSVRSQRELLEASRPDADAAAALAHLDVGANELALVYRARGMSADDAHVRADVVLASLAQYEAQQAVDASLLRTSTTLPSGEAPAPRPAPERDEHESVGTAWGAAGASFCFFASGALVPVLPYLLGVSGTTAVVWSAGLVGLALLGTGSVVGLLSGASPLRRALRQLAIGFGAAAVTYLLGLAFGTSAV
- a CDS encoding TIGR03557 family F420-dependent LLM class oxidoreductase — translated: MTRFGYTLMTEQSGPRELVGYAQHADRLGFDFAVSSDHYFPWLEEQGHAPYAWSVLGAVAHATERLELMTYVTCPTLRYHPAVVAQKAATIALLSQDRFTLNVGSGENLNEHVVGERWPAVGERHDMLEEALEIIHALLTGDRVTYEGAHFRVDSAKVWDVPEVPVPIGVAVSGPQSVTRFAELADHLVAVEPDADLVRSWDEARANLEPTITAIGPSRKIGQIPISWGPDRDEAVARAHEQFRWFGGGWKVNADLPTDESFAAASQFVRPEDVAEAIPCGPDLDAVVEAVSAYWEAGFTDVALVQVGDALQQRFLDEAAGPLLERLREAAPAD